A single genomic interval of Streptomyces sp. BA2 harbors:
- the whiG gene encoding RNA polymerase sigma factor WhiG, with the protein MPQHTSGSDRAAAPPAARSGERERPPAPSSLDELWRSYKDTGDGRLREQLILHYSPLVKYVAGRVSVGLPPNVEQADFVSSGVFGLIDAIEKFDIERSIKFETYAITRIRGAMIDELRALDWIPRSVRQKARNVERAYATLEAQLRRTPSEGEVAHEMGIAIEELHGIFSQLSLANVVALEELLHVGGEGGNRLSLMDTLEDTAADNPVEVAEDRELRRLLARAINTLPEREKTVVTLYYYEGLTLAEIGNVLGVTESRVSQIHTKSVLQLRAKLASFGR; encoded by the coding sequence ATGCCCCAGCACACCTCAGGGTCCGATCGGGCGGCGGCTCCCCCCGCCGCCCGTAGCGGCGAGCGGGAGCGGCCACCCGCACCCTCGTCGCTGGACGAGCTGTGGCGGTCGTACAAGGACACGGGGGACGGGCGGCTGCGCGAGCAGTTGATCCTGCACTACTCGCCGCTGGTGAAGTATGTCGCGGGCCGGGTCAGCGTGGGGCTTCCGCCCAATGTCGAGCAGGCGGACTTCGTGTCGTCCGGGGTGTTCGGTCTCATCGACGCGATCGAGAAGTTCGACATCGAGCGGTCCATCAAGTTCGAGACGTACGCGATCACCCGCATCCGTGGCGCGATGATCGACGAACTCCGGGCGCTCGACTGGATCCCCCGGTCCGTGCGGCAGAAGGCGCGCAACGTCGAGCGGGCGTACGCCACGCTCGAGGCGCAGTTGCGGCGGACCCCGTCGGAGGGCGAGGTCGCCCACGAGATGGGGATCGCCATCGAGGAACTGCACGGCATTTTCAGCCAGTTGTCGCTGGCGAACGTGGTGGCCCTCGAGGAGCTGCTGCACGTCGGCGGCGAGGGCGGCAACCGGCTGAGCCTGATGGACACGCTCGAGGACACCGCGGCCGACAACCCCGTGGAGGTCGCCGAGGACCGCGAGCTGCGGCGGCTGCTCGCGCGCGCGATCAACACGCTCCCGGAGCGGGAGAAGACCGTCGTCACGCTCTACTACTACGAAGGCCTGACGCTCGCCGAGATCGGAAACGTGCTCGGGGTGACGGAGAGCCGCGTGAGCCAGATCCACACGAAATCCGTGCTCCAGCTGCGGGCGAAGCTGGCGAGTTTCGGCCGCTGA
- a CDS encoding DUF2469 domain-containing protein gives MSAEDLEKYETEMELKLYREYRDVVGLFKYVIETERRFYLTNDYEMQVHSVQGEVFFEVSMADAWVWDMYRPARFVKQVRVLTFKDVNIEELNKSDLELPGG, from the coding sequence ATGAGCGCCGAGGACCTCGAGAAGTACGAGACCGAGATGGAGCTGAAGCTCTACCGGGAGTACCGCGATGTCGTCGGTCTGTTCAAATATGTGATCGAGACCGAACGGCGCTTCTATCTCACCAACGACTACGAGATGCAGGTGCACTCCGTCCAGGGTGAGGTTTTCTTCGAGGTGTCGATGGCGGACGCCTGGGTGTGGGACATGTACAGGCCCGCACGGTTCGTGAAGCAGGTGCGCGTCCTCACGTTCAAGGACGTGAATATCGAGGAGCTCAACAAGAGCGATCTCGAGCTGCCGGGAGGCTGA
- the tsf gene encoding translation elongation factor Ts, translating to MANYTAADVKKLRELTGAGMMDCKKALDEADGSVDKAVEALRIKGQKGVAKREGRSAENGAVVSLIADDNTSGVIVELKCETDFVAKGEKFQAVANSLAAHIAKTSPADIEALLASEIEAGKTVQAYVDEANANLGEKIVLDRFAQFSGTFVTAYMHRTMPDLPPQIGVLVELDKADADLAKGIAQHIAAFAPKYLSREDVPAEVVESERRVAEETTRAEGKPEAALPKIVEGRVNGFFKEATLLGQPYALDNKKSVQKVLDEAGVTLKRFSRIKVGI from the coding sequence ATGGCGAACTACACCGCCGCTGACGTCAAGAAGCTCCGTGAGCTCACGGGCGCCGGCATGATGGACTGCAAGAAGGCGCTCGACGAGGCCGACGGCAGCGTCGACAAGGCCGTCGAGGCCCTGCGCATCAAGGGCCAGAAGGGCGTCGCCAAGCGCGAGGGCCGCTCCGCCGAGAACGGCGCCGTGGTGTCCCTCATCGCCGACGACAACACCTCCGGCGTGATCGTCGAGCTGAAGTGCGAGACGGACTTCGTCGCCAAGGGCGAGAAGTTCCAGGCCGTCGCGAACTCGCTGGCCGCGCACATCGCCAAGACGTCCCCCGCCGACATCGAGGCGCTCCTCGCGTCCGAGATCGAGGCCGGCAAGACCGTCCAGGCGTACGTCGACGAGGCCAACGCCAACCTCGGCGAGAAGATCGTCCTGGACCGCTTCGCGCAGTTCTCGGGCACCTTCGTCACCGCGTACATGCACCGCACCATGCCCGACCTGCCCCCGCAGATCGGTGTTCTGGTCGAGCTGGACAAGGCCGACGCCGACCTGGCCAAGGGCATCGCGCAGCACATCGCCGCCTTCGCGCCGAAGTACCTCTCCCGTGAGGACGTTCCGGCCGAGGTCGTCGAGTCCGAGCGCCGCGTCGCCGAGGAGACCACCCGCGCCGAGGGCAAGCCCGAGGCCGCGCTGCCCAAGATCGTCGAGGGTCGCGTCAACGGCTTCTTCAAGGAGGCCACCCTCCTCGGTCAGCCGTACGCGCTCGACAACAAGAAGTCGGTCCAGAAGGTTCTGGACGAGGCCGGTGTCACCCTGAAGCGCTTCTCGCGCATCAAGGTCGGCATCTGA
- a CDS encoding phosphatidate cytidylyltransferase, producing the protein MNDSSWGAPPRAGYWGPPDQGPAQGAAPAGPAYDAHDALYPAETQPMPIVPDMPEVPQEPMPSASQPAPEAPRVPQGPQAPQAPQKKSAGRDLGAAIGVGVGLGAVIVASLFIVKAVFIGVIAVAVVVGLWELTSRLQERKGIKAPLVPLAVGGAAMVVAGYVRGAEGAWVAMALTALAVLVWRMTEPPEGYLKDVTAGVFAAFYVPFLATFVALMLTADDGSMRVLTFLLLTVVSDTGAYAIGWRFGKHKLAPRISPGKTREGLVGAVTFAMAAGALCMEFLIDGGTWWQGLLIGLAVAASATLGDLGESMIKRDLGIKDMGTLLPGHGGIMDRLDSLLPTAPVVWLLLVIFVGSG; encoded by the coding sequence GTGAACGACTCTTCCTGGGGGGCGCCTCCCAGAGCCGGGTACTGGGGGCCGCCCGACCAGGGCCCTGCTCAAGGGGCTGCTCCGGCAGGTCCCGCGTACGATGCGCATGACGCCCTGTATCCAGCAGAGACGCAGCCCATGCCCATCGTGCCTGACATGCCTGAAGTACCCCAGGAGCCCATGCCCAGCGCATCACAGCCCGCCCCCGAGGCGCCGCGAGTGCCTCAAGGGCCACAAGCGCCGCAAGCGCCGCAGAAGAAGAGCGCGGGCCGTGATCTCGGGGCGGCCATAGGAGTCGGCGTGGGGCTCGGCGCGGTGATCGTCGCGTCGCTCTTCATCGTGAAGGCCGTCTTCATCGGCGTCATAGCGGTCGCCGTCGTCGTAGGCCTCTGGGAGCTCACCTCGCGGCTCCAGGAGCGCAAGGGCATCAAGGCGCCGCTGGTCCCTCTCGCGGTGGGCGGCGCCGCGATGGTCGTCGCTGGGTACGTCCGCGGGGCCGAGGGCGCCTGGGTCGCCATGGCGCTCACCGCGCTCGCGGTGCTCGTCTGGCGGATGACCGAGCCGCCCGAGGGCTATCTGAAGGACGTCACGGCGGGCGTCTTCGCGGCGTTCTACGTCCCGTTCCTCGCCACGTTCGTGGCGCTGATGCTCACCGCGGACGACGGCTCGATGCGGGTGCTCACGTTCCTGCTCCTGACCGTGGTCAGCGACACCGGGGCGTACGCGATCGGCTGGCGCTTCGGCAAGCACAAGCTCGCCCCGCGCATCAGCCCCGGCAAGACCCGCGAGGGCCTGGTCGGTGCGGTGACGTTCGCGATGGCGGCGGGCGCGCTGTGCATGGAGTTCCTGATCGACGGCGGCACGTGGTGGCAGGGGCTGCTCATCGGCCTCGCGGTCGCCGCGAGCGCGACGCTCGGGGACCTGGGCGAGTCGATGATCAAGCGTGACCTCGGCATCAAGGACATGGGCACGCTGCTGCCGGGTCATGGCGGCATCATGGACCGCCTCGACTCGCTGCTGCCGACGGCGCCGGTGGTGTGGCTGCTGCTTGTCATTTTCGTGGGGTCCGGCTGA
- a CDS encoding YifB family Mg chelatase-like AAA ATPase, giving the protein MGFARTCSVALVGVEGVVVEVQADLEPGVAAFTLVGLPDKSLTESKDRVRAAVVNSGGEWPQKKLTVGLSPASVPKGGSGFDLAIACAVLGAAERIDPRTLTDIVMIGELGLDGRVRPVRGVLPAVLAAADAGYEQVVVPECTAAEAALVPGVSVLGVRSLRQLIAVLTDEPVPEEEPDEPGRPDPMLAGLCVPGTGVGTGLSGGLDDALALDLADVIGQASARTAVEVAATGGHHLFLQGPPGAGKTMLAERLPAILPRLTREESLEVTAVHSVAGMLPPGKPLVDTAPYCAPHHSATMQSLVGGGKGIARPGAVSLAHRGVLFLDEAPEFSSQTLDSLRQPLEAGHVVIARSAGVVRLPAKFLMVLAANPCPCGRHTLLGDGCECPASVIRRYQARLSGPLLDRVDLKVEVEPVTRSELAGYGTPGDSTQTVADRVRAARERAAARLAGTGWRTNSEVPGHALRTRWPAEPGALDAAELDLERGFLTARGLDRVLRVAWTVADLAGRDRPATQDVALALQLRTGVARGVPMAIGALT; this is encoded by the coding sequence ATGGGATTCGCGCGTACGTGCTCCGTGGCGCTGGTGGGCGTCGAGGGCGTGGTCGTCGAGGTGCAGGCCGACCTGGAGCCGGGCGTCGCGGCGTTCACGCTGGTCGGGCTCCCGGACAAGAGCCTGACGGAGAGCAAGGACCGGGTCAGGGCCGCGGTGGTCAACTCCGGCGGGGAGTGGCCCCAGAAGAAGCTCACGGTGGGCCTCAGCCCGGCGTCGGTGCCCAAGGGCGGCAGCGGCTTCGATCTCGCGATCGCCTGCGCGGTGCTCGGCGCGGCGGAGCGGATCGATCCGCGGACTCTCACCGACATCGTGATGATCGGCGAGCTGGGGCTCGACGGGCGGGTGCGACCGGTCAGGGGAGTGCTGCCCGCGGTCCTCGCGGCGGCGGACGCGGGATATGAGCAGGTCGTCGTCCCGGAGTGCACGGCGGCCGAGGCGGCTCTGGTGCCCGGGGTCTCGGTGCTCGGGGTGCGCAGCCTGCGGCAGCTGATCGCCGTGCTGACCGATGAGCCGGTGCCGGAGGAGGAGCCGGACGAACCGGGGCGGCCCGATCCGATGCTCGCGGGGCTCTGTGTGCCCGGGACCGGTGTGGGCACGGGGCTCAGCGGCGGCCTGGACGACGCCCTTGCCCTGGACCTCGCCGACGTCATCGGCCAGGCCTCGGCCCGGACCGCCGTGGAGGTGGCGGCGACGGGCGGGCATCACCTCTTTCTGCAGGGCCCGCCGGGCGCGGGAAAGACGATGCTCGCGGAGCGGCTGCCGGCGATCCTGCCCCGGCTGACCAGGGAGGAGTCCCTGGAGGTGACAGCCGTCCACTCCGTGGCGGGGATGCTGCCACCGGGCAAGCCCTTGGTGGACACCGCGCCGTACTGCGCGCCGCACCACTCCGCGACGATGCAGTCGCTGGTGGGCGGTGGCAAGGGAATCGCGCGGCCGGGGGCGGTGTCGTTGGCTCACCGGGGGGTGCTCTTTCTCGACGAGGCGCCGGAGTTCAGCAGCCAGACCCTGGACTCCTTGCGTCAGCCCCTGGAAGCGGGCCATGTGGTGATCGCTCGCAGCGCGGGAGTGGTGCGGCTGCCCGCGAAGTTCCTGATGGTGCTCGCGGCCAACCCCTGTCCGTGTGGTCGGCACACCTTGCTGGGCGACGGCTGCGAATGCCCGGCGTCCGTCATCCGCCGCTACCAGGCACGGCTCTCGGGCCCGCTGCTCGACAGGGTCGACCTCAAGGTCGAGGTGGAGCCCGTCACGCGATCCGAGTTGGCCGGGTACGGCACTCCGGGTGACTCCACGCAGACGGTCGCCGACCGGGTGCGCGCCGCCCGGGAGCGGGCGGCGGCCAGGCTGGCCGGCACCGGCTGGCGGACGAACAGCGAAGTGCCGGGACACGCCCTGCGCACGCGGTGGCCCGCCGAGCCGGGCGCCCTGGACGCCGCCGAACTCGACCTGGAGCGCGGCTTCCTGACCGCCCGGGGGCTCGACCGTGTCCTGCGGGTCGCCTGGACCGTCGCGGACCTCGCAGGACGTGACCGGCCTGCCACGCAGGACGTCGCCCTGGCGCTGCAGTTGCGTACGGGGGTGGCGCGGGGTGTTCCGATGGCGATCGGGGCGCTGACATGA
- a CDS encoding alpha/beta fold hydrolase: protein MDVDGIEIFYREAGNPDAPVLLLPHGYPGSSFVYRHLLTALADRWRLIAPDLPGFGYSGTPSPDDFDYTFDAYADFLFDFTQAMRLDRYVIWLHDYGSQFGLRLAMREPARVAGLIIQNGDIYEDEFGPKYDGLRKFWTNPGPESRRGIAQHVSLDGFRDEFVGELPAEVADRVPPDLWTLHWSLMSDPARVANLVRLLEDQPSTLAWFSRQQSYLREHQPPTLILWGPHDGYMPEAAARAYHRDLPSAELHLLNGGHWLLETHLAEVVPLVREFLSASVAA from the coding sequence GTGGACGTCGATGGCATCGAGATCTTCTACCGCGAGGCGGGAAACCCCGACGCCCCGGTGCTGCTGCTTCCACACGGCTATCCCGGGTCGTCCTTCGTCTACCGGCACCTGCTGACCGCCCTCGCGGACCGGTGGCGCCTGATCGCCCCCGACCTACCCGGCTTCGGCTACAGCGGGACGCCTTCACCGGACGATTTCGACTACACCTTCGACGCCTACGCGGACTTCCTGTTCGATTTCACCCAGGCGATGAGACTGGACCGGTACGTCATCTGGCTGCACGACTACGGGTCGCAGTTCGGGCTCCGGCTCGCGATGCGCGAGCCCGCACGGGTGGCGGGCCTGATCATCCAGAACGGCGACATCTACGAGGACGAGTTCGGACCGAAGTACGACGGCCTGCGGAAGTTCTGGACCAATCCCGGACCGGAGTCGCGGCGAGGCATCGCCCAGCACGTGAGCCTCGACGGATTCCGCGACGAGTTCGTCGGCGAGCTCCCGGCAGAGGTGGCCGACCGCGTTCCTCCGGACCTGTGGACCCTGCACTGGTCCCTGATGTCCGATCCTGCCCGGGTGGCGAACCTCGTCCGGCTCCTGGAGGACCAGCCCAGCACGCTGGCCTGGTTCTCCCGACAACAGTCATACCTGCGCGAACACCAGCCGCCGACCCTGATCCTGTGGGGCCCGCACGACGGCTACATGCCCGAAGCCGCCGCCCGCGCCTACCACCGCGACCTCCCCAGTGCCGAATTGCACCTGCTCAACGGCGGACACTGGCTGCTCGAAACGCACCTGGCCGAGGTGGTCCCTCTGGTCCGGGAGTTCCTGAGCGCTTCAGTCGCCGCCTGA
- the rpsB gene encoding 30S ribosomal protein S2: MAVVTMRELLESGVHFGHQTRRWNPKMKRFIFTERNGIYIIDLLQSLSYIDRAYEFVKETVAHGGTVMFVGTKKQAQEAIAEQATRVGMPYVNQRWLGGMLTNFSTVYKRLQRLKELEQIDFEDVAASGLTKKELLVLSREKAKLEKTLGGIREMSKVPSAVWIVDTKKEHIAVGEARKLNIPVVAILDTNCDPDEVDYKIPGNDDAIRSVTLLTRVIADAVAEGLIARSGVATGDQKPGEKAAGEPLAEWERDLLEGEKKADEPKADEPKAAEAEAEAEVQKSAETEKAADAEQADAPAAAAEAEQA, encoded by the coding sequence ATGGCCGTCGTCACGATGCGGGAGCTGCTGGAAAGCGGCGTCCACTTCGGTCACCAGACCCGTCGTTGGAACCCGAAGATGAAGCGCTTCATCTTCACGGAGCGCAACGGCATCTACATCATCGACCTGCTCCAGTCGCTGTCGTACATCGACCGCGCCTACGAGTTCGTCAAGGAGACCGTCGCCCACGGCGGCACGGTCATGTTCGTCGGCACGAAGAAGCAGGCGCAGGAGGCCATCGCCGAGCAGGCGACCCGCGTCGGCATGCCCTACGTGAACCAGCGCTGGCTGGGCGGCATGCTCACCAACTTCTCGACCGTCTACAAGCGCCTGCAGCGCCTGAAGGAGCTCGAGCAGATCGACTTCGAGGATGTGGCCGCGTCCGGCCTCACCAAGAAGGAGCTGCTCGTCCTCTCCCGCGAGAAGGCCAAGCTGGAGAAGACCCTCGGCGGTATCCGCGAGATGTCCAAGGTGCCCAGCGCCGTCTGGATCGTGGACACCAAGAAGGAGCACATCGCGGTCGGCGAGGCCCGGAAGCTCAACATCCCGGTCGTCGCCATCCTCGACACCAACTGTGACCCCGACGAGGTCGACTACAAGATCCCGGGCAACGACGACGCGATCCGCTCCGTCACCCTGCTCACCCGCGTGATCGCCGACGCCGTCGCCGAGGGCCTCATCGCCCGTTCCGGCGTCGCCACGGGCGACCAGAAGCCGGGCGAGAAGGCCGCCGGCGAGCCGCTCGCCGAGTGGGAGCGCGACCTGCTCGAGGGCGAGAAGAAGGCTGACGAGCCCAAGGCCGACGAGCCGAAGGCCGCTGAGGCCGAGGCTGAGGCCGAGGTTCAGAAGTCCGCCGAGACGGAGAAGGCCGCCGACGCCGAGCAGGCCGACGCCCCCGCCGCCGCCGCGGAAGCCGAGCAGGCCTGA
- the pyrH gene encoding UMP kinase: MTTKADTNSDDGKGAGRFLLKLSGEAFAGGGGLGVDPDVVHAIAKEIAAVVRDGAQIAAVIGGGNFFRGAELQQRGMDRARSDYMGMLGTVMNCLALQDFLEKEGIECRVQTAITMGQVAEPYIPLRAVRHLEKGRVVIFGAGMGMPYFSTDTTAAQRALEIDAQALLMGKNGVDGVYDSDPKTNPDAVKYDALGYGEVITRDLKVADMTAITLCRDNKLPILVFELLSAGNIARAVKGEKIGTLVGDEGTRA; encoded by the coding sequence ATGACCACCAAGGCCGACACGAACAGCGACGACGGCAAAGGCGCCGGTCGTTTCCTGCTGAAGCTCTCCGGCGAGGCATTCGCCGGCGGGGGCGGCCTTGGCGTCGACCCCGATGTGGTGCACGCGATCGCCAAGGAGATCGCCGCGGTCGTCCGTGACGGCGCCCAGATCGCGGCCGTCATCGGTGGCGGCAACTTCTTCCGTGGCGCGGAGCTCCAGCAGCGCGGCATGGACCGGGCCCGCTCGGACTACATGGGCATGCTCGGCACGGTCATGAACTGCCTTGCCCTCCAGGACTTCCTGGAGAAGGAGGGCATCGAGTGCCGGGTCCAGACCGCCATCACGATGGGCCAGGTCGCGGAGCCGTACATCCCGCTGCGCGCCGTCCGGCACCTGGAGAAGGGCCGTGTGGTCATCTTCGGCGCCGGTATGGGCATGCCGTACTTCTCCACCGACACGACCGCGGCGCAGCGCGCCCTGGAGATCGACGCCCAGGCCCTGCTCATGGGCAAGAACGGCGTCGACGGGGTCTACGACTCCGACCCCAAGACCAACCCGGACGCGGTGAAGTACGACGCGCTCGGCTACGGCGAGGTCATCACCCGCGACCTGAAGGTCGCCGACATGACCGCGATCACGCTGTGCCGCGACAACAAGTTGCCCATCCTGGTCTTCGAGTTGCTCTCCGCCGGCAATATCGCGCGTGCCGTCAAGGGTGAGAAGATCGGCACACTCGTGGGCGACGAGGGCACCCGCGCCTGA
- the frr gene encoding ribosome recycling factor, translating into MIEETLLEAEEKMEKAVVVAKEDFAAIRTGRAHPAMFNKIVADYYGALTPINQLASFSVPEPRMAVVTPFDKSALRNIEQAIRDSDLGVNPSNDGNIIRVTFPELTQDRRKEYIKVAKTKAEDSKISIRSIRRKAKEAIDKAIKDGDIGEDEGRRAEKELDDTTAKYVTQVDELLKHKEAELLEV; encoded by the coding sequence GTGATCGAAGAGACCCTCCTCGAGGCCGAGGAGAAGATGGAGAAGGCCGTCGTGGTCGCCAAGGAGGACTTCGCCGCGATTCGCACAGGCCGTGCGCACCCGGCGATGTTCAACAAGATCGTGGCCGACTACTACGGCGCCCTTACGCCGATCAATCAGCTGGCCTCGTTCTCGGTGCCCGAGCCGCGGATGGCCGTGGTGACCCCGTTCGACAAGAGCGCGCTGCGCAACATCGAGCAGGCGATCCGCGACTCCGACCTCGGCGTCAACCCCAGCAATGACGGAAACATCATCCGGGTGACGTTCCCCGAGCTGACGCAGGACCGCCGCAAGGAGTACATCAAGGTCGCCAAGACCAAGGCCGAGGACTCCAAGATCTCGATCCGCTCCATCCGCCGCAAGGCCAAGGAAGCGATCGACAAGGCGATCAAGGACGGCGACATCGGCGAGGACGAGGGCCGTCGCGCGGAGAAGGAGCTCGACGACACCACCGCGAAGTACGTCACTCAGGTGGACGAGCTGCTCAAGCACAAGGAAGCCGAGCTGCTCGAGGTCTGA
- a CDS encoding TetR family transcriptional regulator has product MAEHRSMQRGALLDAARSLLSEGGTEALTFPALAERTGLARSSVYEYFRSRAAVVEELCEVDFPVWAAEVSAAMEGADSAEGKVEAYVRRQLALVGDRRHRAVVAISASELDAGAREKIRAAHGGLIAIIVEALETLGHEQPRMAAMLLQGIVDAAVRRIELGVAEEPAAITEAAVAMALRGVRG; this is encoded by the coding sequence GTGGCCGAGCACCGGTCGATGCAGCGCGGCGCCCTGCTGGACGCTGCGCGGTCCCTGCTGTCCGAGGGCGGTACGGAAGCGTTGACCTTCCCCGCCCTCGCTGAACGCACGGGGCTCGCACGGTCGTCCGTGTACGAGTACTTCCGGTCGCGTGCCGCGGTCGTGGAGGAGCTGTGCGAGGTCGACTTCCCCGTCTGGGCCGCCGAGGTCTCCGCCGCGATGGAGGGCGCCGACTCCGCCGAGGGCAAGGTCGAGGCGTACGTCCGGCGGCAGCTGGCCCTGGTCGGTGACCGGCGGCACCGAGCCGTGGTCGCCATCTCGGCCAGCGAGCTGGACGCCGGGGCGAGGGAGAAGATCCGCGCTGCGCACGGCGGCCTGATCGCCATCATCGTCGAGGCGCTCGAGACGCTGGGGCACGAGCAGCCCCGGATGGCGGCGATGCTGCTGCAGGGCATCGTGGACGCCGCGGTGCGGCGGATCGAGCTCGGTGTCGCCGAGGAGCCGGCCGCCATTACGGAGGCGGCGGTTGCCATGGCGTTGAGGGGTGTGCGGGGCTGA
- the dprA gene encoding DNA-processing protein DprA, whose translation MTPAPGSAPEEERLARVALTRILEPGDEVGGRWLRESGAVEVVRRLVEGEELLDGVTPVRWEGLRARAGKARPERDLAVARDAGVRFVCPGEAEWPVQLDDLGDARPVGLWVRGQPSLRIWALRSVAVVGARACTEYGAHMAAGLGAGLAERGWVVVSGGAYGVDGAAHRGALGAGGATVAVLACGVDRAYPRGHAELLRRIAEQGLLVGELPPGDHPTPSRFILRNRVIAALTRGSVVVEAAYRSGALATARSAQELGRFTMGVPGPATSGLSAGVHELLRRDGVLVTDAAEIVELVGDMGELAPERRGPVVPRDLLAPDAARVLAALPGRGSVSAREIALGAGTGADEAIGRLYELRSLGFVERHGDGWQLTRQAIVSVLPKGDGS comes from the coding sequence ATGACCCCGGCCCCGGGCTCAGCCCCGGAGGAAGAGCGGCTGGCCAGGGTCGCCCTGACGCGGATCCTCGAACCGGGGGACGAGGTGGGCGGGCGGTGGTTGCGCGAGAGCGGGGCCGTCGAAGTGGTGCGGCGGCTGGTCGAGGGGGAGGAGCTGCTTGACGGGGTGACACCGGTCCGGTGGGAAGGGCTGCGGGCGCGGGCCGGGAAGGCGCGGCCCGAGCGGGATCTGGCGGTGGCGCGGGACGCCGGGGTGCGGTTCGTGTGCCCGGGGGAGGCGGAGTGGCCTGTCCAGTTGGACGACCTCGGGGACGCGCGGCCGGTGGGGCTGTGGGTGCGGGGGCAGCCCAGCCTGCGGATATGGGCCCTGCGGTCGGTGGCCGTGGTGGGCGCGCGGGCCTGCACGGAGTACGGGGCGCACATGGCGGCCGGTCTGGGCGCGGGGCTGGCCGAGCGGGGCTGGGTGGTCGTGTCGGGCGGCGCCTATGGGGTGGACGGGGCCGCGCACAGGGGAGCGCTGGGAGCCGGTGGGGCCACGGTCGCGGTCCTTGCCTGCGGGGTCGACCGGGCCTATCCGCGAGGTCACGCCGAGTTGCTCAGGAGGATCGCGGAACAGGGTCTGCTGGTGGGGGAGTTGCCGCCCGGGGACCATCCCACGCCGAGCAGATTCATCCTCCGGAACCGCGTGATCGCCGCCCTCACCCGGGGGAGCGTCGTCGTCGAGGCCGCGTACCGCAGCGGTGCGCTCGCCACGGCGCGCAGTGCGCAGGAGCTCGGACGGTTCACGATGGGGGTACCGGGTCCCGCGACGAGCGGCCTGTCGGCAGGGGTGCACGAACTCCTGCGTCGTGATGGAGTCCTGGTGACCGACGCGGCGGAAATCGTCGAGCTGGTGGGCGACATGGGCGAGCTGGCACCGGAGCGGCGTGGCCCCGTCGTGCCACGCGATCTGCTCGCCCCGGATGCCGCGCGTGTCCTGGCCGCCCTGCCCGGCCGGGGGAGTGTGTCGGCTCGGGAGATCGCACTCGGCGCGGGCACGGGGGCGGACGAAGCGATCGGTCGGTTGTACGAGTTGCGCTCACTGGGGTTCGTCGAACGACACGGCGACGGCTGGCAGTTGACACGCCAGGCGATTGTGTCGGTCTTGCCGAAGGGAGACGGTTCGTGA
- a CDS encoding YraN family protein — protein MNARGALGRYGEDLAARRLGEAGMTVLERNWRGGRTGEIDIVAMDGEALVVCEVKTRRAGLAGPGIYQHPMAAVGRAKAERLRRLAERWIEERGGPPPGGVRIDLVGVLIPRRGAPVVEHARGVA, from the coding sequence ATGAACGCACGTGGGGCACTGGGGCGGTACGGCGAAGATCTGGCCGCGCGGCGGCTCGGTGAAGCCGGAATGACGGTTCTGGAGCGCAACTGGCGCGGAGGCAGAACCGGCGAGATCGACATCGTGGCGATGGACGGCGAAGCGCTGGTCGTCTGTGAGGTCAAGACGCGCAGAGCAGGCCTGGCCGGCCCGGGGATCTATCAGCATCCGATGGCGGCCGTGGGCCGGGCCAAGGCGGAGCGGCTGCGGCGCCTGGCCGAGCGCTGGATCGAGGAGCGCGGAGGCCCACCGCCGGGCGGGGTGCGGATCGACCTCGTCGGCGTGCTGATCCCACGCCGCGGCGCCCCTGTCGTGGAGCACGCGCGGGGGGTGGCCTGA